The Dermacentor andersoni chromosome 1, qqDerAnde1_hic_scaffold, whole genome shotgun sequence genomic interval ggaggatgAGCTGTTCATCGCTATTGTTCGACCTTTAAGGTATGCTATGTGTTGACTGTGAGATAAACGGGAAGATGTTCTCCGGGGAGTGTTTAGGAGCACGTGTCGTGATATCACCTGTGGGATAATAAAATGAGTCAAGAAGACATAAACATGAACTTATTCGACGGGATTCAAGTGGTGATAGAAGGAGAGTGCGGTTTTCAGCGTTAGTACTGTCTTGCATAGACTATTGTGATGAGATATGGGCGCGGTCGGAGATCATTGTTCGGGAGgcgcgttcagtttgcgttcagtttcacCTCAGGCGACTGCCCTCGGCCGCGCCGACGTCGTCAGCCGCGCCCGTCGGCGTGGCCTATAGGcgaatcgcgtgaggcgaaactgaacgcgcgttttgAACGATCAGCGACCGCGCCCATAATCTGCGCCCCGCGATTTTGCGCGGCTTCTAAGTAAGCAGACAGATAGACCTGCGAAGGATGCCACATGGATGCTGCGTATTCGAGGTTGGGCCGTATGTATATTATGTAGGCTAGCACTTTTTATTTCAGGAGATGCTGTTTTAAGATTACGGCGTGTATAGCAAAGTGTGCGCGATGCATTTGAGCAGAGCAGGTGGTTTGCATATGAGTGGTCCATGATAGTAACTGCGCCAGGTGAACCTTTAGGTACTTGAATCATTCAGTTGATTCAATTGGTACGAAGTAAATGCCATACACGTGATGGTTGATAGTCTGTTTGCGTGAGAAGGACATGAATTCGTAATTTGAAAAGTTTAGCGGCAAGAGACATTTATCGCGCCATGTGGCGATTGTGTCGATGTCGCGTTGGAGGGCTATTAATGCTATAAATACCTAAGTCGTCAGGAAAAAGTCCCAATTGGGCATTAGCGTTTCTTGagaggtcattgatgtatatcaGAAATAGGAGTGGTGATAAGCCAGCGCCATGTGGAACACCCGACGTCACGTCAGTAAAAAAGCGGGTTCCTGTTATTGGCAGTAGTAAACTGGACGCGACCTTTTAGGAAGCGTTCAGGTTACCTTAATAAATTTGTGCCGATACGAATGGAGCGTAAGTTCGTTAGTAGGTGACTGTGGGaaacgcgatcaaaggctttcgaaaagtAATAAAAGATGTCAGTTTAGTAGTGGTGATCCATGTACTGCAGACGGTCGTGAGTAAATTAATCTAGCTGGCTTTCAGAAGGAAGCCGTGTTGTAGCGGGTACAATAAGTGATTAGATTCAACACATTTCATGATGTTGGATGCTATGACCTGTAGAATTTTGGACGGCAATCTAGTCAAGGAATTTGGATGATTGTTAGCAACAGAATCGTGGTTTCCTGATTTAAAAATGGGAATAACCTTAGCTTTCTTTCAGTCATTGAGAACAACACTTAATTGTAGTGAATGTTTAAAAATTTCACAGAATCCTGCTGGACCATGTGAGCgtgttcttttgtattttgctATAGAAATCATCGCAGCTGGTTATCGCAGCAGCCGATAACTTGAGCCCTCTTATTACTTTTGATAGGCATTTTAAGCTAGTTTCAATGTCTGGCATTGATGTCAAGCAGAAGCTTTGCAGTGGTTCAGTTGGGGAATCACTCATATTTGATAACTTCATATATATAATTTGCAGTCATTGAATAATTATACCTAAATTTTAGGTAGTCTATATACGATTTCATTGTTTTGATTTATTATTTGACCAACCTCATCATATTTGCATCTCTTTGAAACAACGTGCCCCTTGTAGTATCACACTTCTCAACTTCAAAGAACACATAGCAACGTACGCCTAGTAACGTTGTGTTAACTTGTTCTATTAGTGAATTTGTTGTGGTTGAGAGTTGAGAACAGTATTACACATGTAAAGTAAATGTATATAATCCTTATTTTTGCGTCAAACAGGCTCCTCGCAAAACTGTATTTTACATTTGTTCAGAAATAAGAaaatattcaatattcgattcaatattcgtATGTCGTACTTCTCGAACATTCGTACTCGAGTCGATTCAAACATTTAACTATTCGAACACCCCTATTTCATAGCTTACTGACTTCAGAGAAGCGCGCACTTGTGCTATCATGTCACTCTACACCGTTTAACATGTCAATAAGAAACTCTTTCACTGTTGTCTTCGATACAAAGCTTTCGTAAAGGCACTGCCTGTGACACTTCGTGCCGTAATGAAGCTCGCAGTGAATTTTCATTTCAATTTCCCTCTTTCCCTAGTGTTCTAGAAATATGTGGTGTGTACGCTGTGAGCATTGCGACCTTTATTAATCGCCCATTACTCGTGGAGAGTAGACTGAAACATGATATGTGATTAAAAACCAAGTAGCTTTCCGATTATACGTACATTATCGTGGAACACTCACGTTCGGCAGGAATGTTGAGCCAATATTGCCCCTTGAATGTAAGTTATAGTGTGCCTTTCATGTTGCTCTCAGGGATATAGTCGACGCTGCGTTTCTTCCCAGTGCTTCCCCTGGTTCTCCAATAAATCACACCTTGTCTGAGTCGATGTTAGACTGCTCGTAACCTAGGCCACACAGGCCAGTTTTCCTTCTGCTAACTTTCTTGAGCGTTCTATTTTGCGTGCGGCTGTCGTTGCCAGTGGTTCCAGGCTGCCCAGTGGATGCTGTCCTTGGCTCTAATGTTGTTCGTGATGTTCGTGACGGTTCCGTGGAACGGAGGCAAGCTGCCCAGCGCCCCCGTGAACGCTATCTATGGCGGGTTCCACCGGCTACTCTGGAGTGTGGGCTTGCTCTGGCCATGCTACGCCTGCGCCACAAAACGCGGAGGTGCGTCACAACACTTGCGGCTCTCCGCATCGAAAGCGCAGCAGCAATCGCAATGTTGCAAACATTCAAGGAAAAACAAGTTCCGGCAGAacacatctcacgatgaatgtagACCTTAATGCGATTGGCAGTGAAGCAATGTAGCAGACCATATTGCCGccaccgaaacgcgtcatgtatgggGCGTCTACGCAGACGGAGTCCTCTGTCTTGCATCCTTTTGGACACACTGCGCCACCATGTATTACTGAGTGACCCAACTTGGCGGGAAAATGATTACGGACGTAGACAGCAACAAAataccggaaagtgcgtgaagcacCCTAAGAAAGCGAATCCCAATAAAAGAATGCATTCGTTAAAATTTCACAGTTGAGTCAAACCCATTTAAGAGATTTCTTTACGGTGGGcgcgtttcgatggggcgaaatgcgagaacacccgtgtgcctataaatttaggcgcacgttaaagagccccaggcggtccaaattattccggagtcccgcaTTACGACGtgttcataatcagattgtggtttcggaacgtgaaccccataatttaattaattaagttAGAGATTTCGTGCTAGGATATGTATTTAGTACGTGCAGGACCCAGGAAAGGTGCAAATGCATTTTAATACGATTAGCGTTCTTAGGGTACTTAACGCACTTCGGCAGCCAGAATGTGTATCTAGCTATCTACCTACCTATCTATGTCACTAACtattttcccgccaacttgggtcaccggatAGTCCATGGTCAAACGGGTAGTGCATCAACTGCTGGGAACTATTTTCGAAACTAACTGTCACTAACTGTCACACGCAACGAAACTAATTTTGGTCACTGGGCCAATGTGTACCCATGTGCCCGCTCTTCTACGAGTATTGACGCTGACGTGGGTTACTGTGGACGCGACACTGAACATGTGGCACTGGGAGaacttcaataaacctctttgacGGCCACTTGGAGCGCTGAGAATTTTCCACTCGgttgtgccactcggtctgtgctgctcTTCAGCGAACATCTTTGATACCAACTTGCGTCACTGTGGATGTGTCattaggtgtgtgccgctcttcaatgaacctttttgacgTTAACGTAtgtaactaggtgtgtgccactgcgtACGTGCCGCCCTATGTTGGCAAAAATGACCctttaaatttatccgatgctcgGCGGAGTGGAACTTGCGCCACGCGCGCACTTTACGGCGGCGCGGCCAGGTGGCGCCACGTGTGCAGTAAGAAGCGCAAGAGGTCGGCTGCATACATGTTTCGACATTGGCAATACGGTGTTTCGCttcattgcttcagtgctaatcaTAACGTCGGCATTCATCTTGAGATGGGTTCTTCCGGATTTTTTCATGTGGTTTTTGCTTTTTATGCTGCCATGCCGTCGACACTGCAGAGCTGGAAACGGCAACGTGAAATAGGTCGCGTTGACGAAATGGCTAACTAGTCCTTGTTTGCTTTCAGTTAGAGCTATCGCGTCCTCCATTGTTACATTCAGTGTGTGGGCTGTCAGCGAACGCAGATAGTAAGCACGCCCGATATCTTGCTGTGATATATAATTATTATAATTCCGTTTGCAAGGATGAAAACGATCGTAGAAGTAAGACGGAAGAGctggctggcaactgccaccgcaAAGAGCCcaacgcttcccttttcttgaaaTAAAAAAGGCTAAATGCTATAGGAAGCCTAAGTGCGTCGTCTTTAGAACAGAAGAGCTCTGCGAAGCTTGGTTACATATAGACGCATCACAAGGGGAAATGGGATATCCGCCCTAGTAAACAGGAGTTTGTATAAAGCGAAGACCGTTGCGAACTCGGCGAAAGCTGCACACTTTAACGCGGGAATTATGTCTCAACAAGTGCAGCTAAGTATCTAAGAGGGCAAGCTCACCGCGTTATGTTCACTAAGCTGAATCTCATACCATGCCGGAATTAATCATGCCAAAACCATCAATCAATCGATAGCATGCACGATTCCTCAATCAGCCGGGTCCGACAGCTAAATGCAGAGAAACCTGTGAGAGAACCAGTTCTTAATTATAGCATATGGACCAAAACTGGCTTGGCTTCGTTGGTGACCAATTATGATGAATGTTGATGGCATGATCCTCGATACGTTTGATATGGGGTTATAACTTTGGCCGAGAAGCAAGTTTGTTTCGTCTGAGTAGTTATAAGAAATCTTTTACCTTACATTTTGCTTAAAACGCAGAACCTTTATTGAAAGCTTTCTTGCATTTGAGTGCATGGCAACTATCATATAAACAGTGAATTAATTCCGAACTTCATTATGACAAGTAGCAGAAACCCTGTGCCTGACACGTTAAACTGATCAGTAAAAACTACTGGCACCACCGCATGTTGCCTTATGGTTTCTTTTGGTTTCGTGAAAACTATTGCCATAAACAGGAAGAGCCATTGACGAGATGAAAAGTGAGAAGACATAGagaaagaaaggtagggaggtcaaccagacaccCATGTAGTTTGCTTTCATACACAGGAGAAAAGAGGTTAAGGAGATAACCAGAAAGTAATATAATGTTTTAATAGAGTGGctgtaatgcgatagcattatgaGATCCTATAGTTTGGTGATTATCTATCGACGTCTGCATGACGTTTTCTCCTGCCTCAAACTCACTTGTCAGTTATGTCATTATAGCTGCTGTCTAGTGTTGTCCATTTGCTGCTGCTTACGATGGTACAACGTCCCAGTTGGTCAGCTGGAACATAATAGCAAAACGACCACGTTTAGTTTGTTGCTATTAAGTCACGACGCGTGTACACCTCTACAGAGTGTTGTGTGGCGAAGAATATTGCGATATCCAGCGTGCCAAGCGCAAGCTGCGAAACTGCCGCCGTTCCTCCTGCAGCACGCGTCTATATCTCACACCAACTCCGCTTCTCCATCCCTGCTCCGTTGCCCTTACCCGTCACTTGCTCTGCCGATGACATACCTCCCTACACTGACGAAGGCCATGCTTCAATGCGCATGATGATATCGCATTAAACCCTTGCAATCCAACCGAAAGAGCCCTATATACCCCATGCACACCATATTAATTCTATATAGGATCATACTGGTCCTATGTGAGAATCTTTATGTTCCCGCAGACACGCATATGGCCATATTAGGTTATGGTACGAGGCATATAGTTACTTCTCGGTATTAGAGAACACACATCGCGCCCTAGTATCAGGATCAGCCCAGTCGTGTCTTTAACTGAATGCAGCGCCTCCTGGATAGGCCAAGTTACAAAACTGGACACAACGCCGACGTCGCAGGTTTCAACTGTAAAATTATATTCATTTAACAGAAGTGAATGAGAGAAAAAGGAAATGGAGTACTAGTAGTGCCCACGCGCAGGGGTGCTCGTCACGCCCACAATCGATATCTGAGGATAGTGAATTTCGAAAACTATGCAGTCACTGGATTACTTTGGGACTGCACGAGGCGTCAGGTCCAGGTCCTAGAACCTTCATCTCTGGAAATAATCTAGAATCCAATAGGTTTAACACAGACCAAAGCAAGTCGCGCTCGACATCGCAAGAAGACGAAAATACAAAGCATGTATTAATTGTTACTGCTGATCTAATAATGTGGCTTTCTATAGAATGGGAAATATCTAGCATTCGAGTAAAGCGTAAAACTCAGTAAAACCAGCTTTAGTGCTTGACACTTAAAgtttagaaaaaagaataaataagaaaattCCTTGCATTTAGTACAGAAGATAGATGGCTTCCCATGTATATAGCTGTTATGAGTAACATGTTACACAACGAACTGGAATCGGACCTCTCTGCTCGCCTACACTTACGCCGAAAACCTGCTTGTACCACGTAACCTAACGTTTCAAGGAGCCCAAAAAATTTCGCACCCAACAGGCAGACACGCTGTGTCCGAAACTTACTGCTAAGAGAAGAAACTCCCCTTGTTCGAAGAGTTAGCAAAGTTTCTTTGAAGGGTGTGATGCATTCGCTTCCATTTTTCGTATTTGAAAACATTGATGCGGGGATTCTGCTCACAGGATGGTTCAACGGCTTCTTCTCGTGGACGGCGTTCCGGCCCCTGTCAAGGTTGACTTTCTGCATCTACCTTACTCATGTACCCGTGTTCTACATTCGCACAGGAAATATGAGGACCAATTTTGAGCTGAGCGAGTTCTTTCAGGTATACCCTTTGTTCAATGCCCATTGTTGCAATGTCGGGCATCCTTAACGTTTGAACTCTTACGCAAGCTATGGCTTACATATTTTTTTATCTGAATTTCTTCTATGGTTGATAAATTAAGCGACTGAGTTTTAAACAGCTTCTGTGGGAATGCAGTGACAAGGAAAAAATAGTTAGTAGTGGTTTGCTTCAGCGGA includes:
- the LOC140218494 gene encoding nose resistant to fluoxetine protein 6-like → MFVTVPWNGGKLPSAPVNAIYGGFHRLLWSVGLLWPCYACATKRGGWFNGFFSWTAFRPLSRLTFCIYLTHVPVFYIRTGNMRTNFELSEFFQLSTSMGIYCFSVLFGLALHLCVEAPVSHIQKFLFERDSEKSKASADVKPSPVENGEQRSKL